A genomic window from Chrysoperla carnea chromosome 3, inChrCarn1.1, whole genome shotgun sequence includes:
- the LOC123295797 gene encoding protein cornichon homolog 4 — MIFSEPLLFAICMVDTAAILFLLVYYLITLSDLECDYLNAQQCCAKLNTWVGPKIVCHGFASFLLLIHGQWLCFLLNIPMSLWMSYEILLIPKGNIGVYDPTEIHNRGQLKKHMRDCMINLGFYLILFFIYLYCLIIALLKIDPLKTDDDNSMPDY, encoded by the exons ATGATTTTTTCGGAACCATtgctttttgcaatttgtatgGTAGATACTGCGGCTATTCTATTTTTACTAGTTTATTAT CTAATTACATTATCCGATTTGGAATGTGATTATTTAAATGCTCAACAATGTTGTGCAAAATTAAATACATGGGTGGGTCCAAAAATAGTATGCCATGGTTTTGCATCATTTTTACTTCTAATCCATGGTCAATGGCTGTGTTTTCTATTAAACATACCAATGTCGTTATGGATgagttatgaaatattattgatacCAAAGGGTAATATTGGTGTGTATGATCCAACTGAAATACATAATCGCGGCCAATTAAAGAAACATATGAGAGATTGTATGATTAATTtaggattttatttaatattattttttatttacctttaCTG cCTTATTATTGCTCTACTAAAAATCGATCCACTAAAAACTGATGATGATAATTCAATGCCAGATTATTAA